In Candidatus Nitrosotalea sinensis, the sequence ATGTTGACCATATCTAGGAACAAAAAATCGTCCTCCATGCCTGACATGGTATGGATCAGAACACTTGTGCGACAAAAATGTAGTAAATGTTTTTAATAATAGTATGAGAGGTTCTCATCATGGTAGGCAGGGGAACTGATAGCGACGAAGGGGCAATACCGATGAAGAACCTTACAAAAAATGGTATCAGCCCACTGGATGTATTGATACTACAAGTACTACAAGAAGGCGCAACCCCTGACACTGCAAACAAGGAACTTGAAAGTCATGGATATGTGCTATCTCGTGACAATGTAAAAAGTAGAATTGAGGATCTTGTAAAAAAAGGCGTCATACTCGAGCACAACAATACTGCAGACAGCAAACGTGATGATAAAATAAAGTGGATACTTGTAGACCCCAGCAAGCTCTTTGATAATCAATGGTATACTTTTATCAAAACACAAAATCCACTCTTTGAGAGACGAGTCATTCCATACTCTGAGATGTATAACAATCTTGTAGAAATTAGCAGGGAATATGGAATTGTAACTACAATAGATGTGGTCCAGGGAGAGGGACAAAATTATGACTTTATCTTGAGAATTGTCACAAATGATCTTGGCCACTTTGAAGAGATGATTGAAAAAATAAGGTCGCTTGGCTGGGTTCATTCAGTTGACAGTAAACCAATCCATGTGCTTGAGGGTGTTGGGATTTCAAAGAACAATCTCACCAAAGTTCACATGAACTATTACTATGAACCAATAAAGCTTCCAGACTTTGAATCCTATCTTAAAACAATACGACAAGTGTATCGCACTTATGATGGGTACATAAAAGAAGAAAGTGCATCAAAACAAAAGGTTGTAAAAAAGAAGAGCAGCGAGAACGCGTATGATGCCACCTCTGAAGAAAAATAATCTTGTCTTTTTCAAATCATAGAATCATTGCAAACTGTTCTCTATGTGATGGCACACTACGATTTGACGAGTCCCACAAGAATAAAGTGTATTGTAGTCGCTGCAAGACCGGCTATGATTTCAAAGGAGATTATCTTAACATGCTGTCTCCGCACATACGAAATGAAATATGCACAAAGGGAATGCTTGCAAGAAAGATACAGCAGAGTCTACATCTTGGCAGGCTGTCAAAAAATGATCATGACCTAATCAAGGGAATTGTTGCAAGCAAGAACATGGCACGGCAGTATTTCAAAAATGTTGTACATCCTACAGAGGCTGCCTGGTCTGCAAGGTCTTATGAAAGATTTGAAGAGATTTTCATCATAAATCACTTGGATTCTATTTTAAAAACAAAAAAAATCACGTTTGTAGATGTGGGCTCGGGCCCTGGAAGATACCTGATATTGCTTGGCTCAAAAATCAGCCAAAATTCTTGCAAGGATTTTAAAAAAAACCCAGAGACTGCCAAGCTGTATGGGTATGACAAAACCTATGAAAATAAACTCTCAAGTGTGATAGGAATAGATTATTCTGAAGAGATGGTCTCATACTCTGCAAGGCTGCTCAAAAAATATGGCCTTGGGAAATTGCTTAACACTAGAATATTTCCTGTAAATGGAATTGCGCAAAACTTTCATCTAAATGACAAACTATTTTCAGGAACACACAAGGTCATAGTGTGCACGTTCCAGACTTTGGGGAATCAGGAAAATACTGAACTTCAAATCCAGATGTTAAAATCCATGAAAAAACTTGCATCTCCAAGCGGTACAATTATTGTCTCTGTGTTTAACAAGAAACTGTTTCGAGACTTTGGACTCAAAAAATTCTATGGACGTGAGGTCAAAAGAACTGTAGGTGAGATTGTAACTTCAAAACAAGATGTGCAAAATGCCATACTTCGAACATCAAAAGGTGTCTATTCCAAGTGGTTCTCAAAAGAGGATCTTGAGGACTTGTTCTCTGGAGCAAAAATATCACGATATACAATAATGGACTCTAAATCATTGGAACCAATATCTGGGTATGAACAATATCTAAAATCTGAAGAACAGAGAAAAGATGTCTTTCCACGTGCAATTGTGGGAGTTGCCAAGATCTAGCAAATTAAAATAATTCCCAGATGAGAGTTTGCAGTTTTTCAAAATCAATAAAGATGGTATAATTTTTGAAATTTGTATCTGGTTGTACGCTGACAATCTTTTGAGTTGATTGTGGGTTTTTTAATCACTTGATCACTTTTATCTGGGACAAATTTAACAAATTCATTGTCTGAAGATCTAATCGGAGCAATACAGCAACTCTTGATTCTTGGAAAAGGAGACCAGGGAAGACTAGAGTATCTGCTTGAATCTCTACAAAAGGGCAGACCGCTTCCAGATTCTGATCAAAATTATCTAAAAATGATGATTCCAATTTATCTTGGTTCCCAAGAGCCTGACCTATACAAGAAAAATGTTGAAGCTGCACTTGAAAAGATGCACGATCAAATAAAGCAACTTGATGAAAAGATTGGCTCCAAAAAAGGATTTGAAAAATATGTAGGACGAAAAGCAGTCTTGTTCTTTGTTACAGTATTTGTGGGATGGAATGCATTCCAGTCGTATATCCAACATGTGATATCCTATTACGTAAAACCTGATCTTCTCCAGTATGTGTTTCCACTAAATCTTGCAGCAGGGTATCTAAATTATGGCCAGATAGTATGGTTTGGATTTCTTGTACTTGCCATATCATGGCCATTTATTGGCGCAATTCACCTTGCCAAATTCATAGCCTCTCGCAAGAGATAGAATCTATTGTAGTGCTATTCTGTAATAGTCCCAACGCTCTGGGTCAAACTGCCTGACAAACTCGATTGGCTCTTTTCTCTCAATCCTGCTTGCTATGACATCTCTTAATGCAAAGCTTGTCAGATACTTGTATCCCTTTGACTGGGCTTGCATGTTGAATAGCAGCCTCATCTCTCTGCCTCCCCTCTGACCCCAGTACCCCATTCTGATTGCAAGTGGTTCCATAAATGCAGTATTATTTTTTCCAAGGTTGACATCATTTATCTCCGGTCGCAGCCTGTATGTTTCAAGCGGACCACCCTTTGTAAAACCGATTACCGGACCATTGTCGCTTCCAAGCCTTAGTGTGTTTAGTATGGTATCTTTTGACATGACAGACTCGACAAAATCATCTTTTTTGAACTGGAGTGGCTGTGGAAGCTGTTTGTGAATTTCAGCAAGGGTGTGGATAAATTCCGGTTCCTGTCTTGTAGAGGCTGGCTCTATCACTGCAAAAAATTTAGTATTATCATATACTAGTGACCCTTCTATCTGGATTTCCTGTTCACGCAATTTCATAAATGACAACACATTGTCCGTGAAATGCTTTCTCATCTCTCTTGGCAATGCGCGCAAAACACTCTGACACATCTCTGCATCGTTGTTCAAAAGATCCTCAAAGTACGCAACAGACCTTCTTACGATATAATATGGGTGCCAAGCAAGTGCATGTGCATTTTTTTGTGCCATCTCAAGTGCTTTAGCAAAATCACCAAGCGTATATCCTGCAATCCTGTCCGTTACAGACAAGAACCATCCCATCTTTCTAAAGTGCTCTTGCTTGGCAATGTCTTGCTGAACCAAATCTGACATTGAAAGGCATTCTTCAATTTTCTTTTCTGTTTTTTCTTTTATCTCTCCGCTCCAAGGATATGTAGTTCTATGAATTAATGCTGCAATAAGGTTCTTGTCAATGTTTGCGTCTTTTAGTAAAGTGTCAAGCTTGTCATCTGTCATGACAAATTTTATGGCGTCTTCCTCGTGAGGCTTGTCTACTTTTTTCTGCGGATCGTAATCATGGAATAAAGCTGCAGCAAACAGATATGGCAAGTCCTCTTGTTTTATTATGGTGTGCGAGCTCTCCCCTTGAGCTGCCAAGAGAGTAATGTATGTCACCTCAAGCTCGTGAATAATATTGTGATATCCGTAATAATCAATTCCAAGTCCCTTTGACTCGAACAGGTTTATTGTATAATCTAGTATCTTTCCGTAACATTCTCGTTTAAAACCATTGGCTACCATTATGCTTTGAATTTTTTCCCTCAAGGATACTGGATCCTGATTTTGCAGCAACACCTTTGGTAATTGATGCTGGTGGTTTTAAGTTCTCCCTATTCTTGATTATATTTTTGCAGGATTTCTTCTTTTTTTGTAAATTGTAATTATGACCAAAACTGCAATTGCGATTATTGCAATTATGGATATATCAGTATAGTCTACAGACCAGTTTGCAACCATCACCTTTGGCGAGTCCACCAGAATTTCAGCAGAATATTGTGACGCATCGCCAATTACTTGACCCTGCCACCCGAGAAACACATGATGTAAAATGCTGTCGTCTCCTGGAATTACAGATATGTTTGCAATGGTCCCAGAATCATACCAGCCTGTTCCAAGTGGCTTGCCAAAATTTGAGATAACGTTGACATAGTATTGGTTCTTGTATTGCGGAGACAGATCGTGTTTTTCTGTCACTTGAATGACATGAGATCTAAACAAACCTGCATCTTGCCTTGGGATTATAGTGACATCTGAATTACCTTCTGACCATCCTGCAAGCTGCTGTCTTGACTGATTGTCTGATTGTATCACATATGGTACAACAAACTGGACGCCAGAGCCGTCATCAAACCAATTGTCGCCTGTCGGAGATGGTGGAGAAAATGTAATGCCATCATATGTTGATGTTATCTCAAACTGTTGTATGGTGCGAAATGTCACAGTATGGTCCTTGTCAGTTGGAATGTTTATTGTAAAGTTACCATCAGAATGTCGCGGTATGGTAACATCAGGTCCCTCATCTATTGTATATGATGTTACATCCAGTCTTCCTAGAGTATTTTGCCATGTGTATTTTTGAGATATGGTATACTCTTGTCCTAACTCTAAAGATACCGAATAGTTCCTTGACGGGTCTTTCTCGTAATTGACTAGTATGTTGACATGTTGCATTTGTGCTGACGCTACTGGGGTTATTGCAACCATCAATGATATCACACAAAGACCAAGCCCTGTTGTAAACAATTACTCTATGGGTTTGATACCAGACTAAATTTGTTCTGGTATTTTTTGCTAGCAAAAGTCAAATAATACTTTGTAAATCAAGATGCATGAACCGCTCATCGTATGCAATTATGGCGGCACTAGTGTTTTCACTTGGAGCCGCACCGGTATTTGCACAGACTGCACAACAGTACACTGTACAAGATGCCACAAGCGGACAGTCTTTTCAGGTGCCTTATACCATGGACGCAGGAACAATAAGTGACATGTCACTTAGTCACCAAGATACTTCACTCATAGTGTCTGTCACTGCAACCTCTGATGGTAACCTCACATTGACTATGCCGCGTGCATTAATTGATGCAAAAGATGGTGCAAATGACGACCAGTTCTTTGTTCTAGTTGATGGCGCAGACACTGACTTTACAGAAACAAAAACCAACACTGACAGAACTGTAACTGTAACAGTTCCACAAGATACAAGCCAGGTAGAAGTCATTGGAACCCAAGTAGTTCCAGAATTTGGAGCCTTGTCTGCTCTAGTACTAGTGATTGCAATATTGAGCATTGTCCTAGTCTCGGCAAAAACCAGACTTAGATTTGCACAAGTGTAATTTTTTTATTTTTTATTTTAACTAAATCCGGCCCCAAACTGGTCGCCATGCTGCAAGGGGTCTATAGAATCAGATCCTTTTAGCTTGAGATACAAAAATGCCTCGTTGACAAGTTGCATGGCCGATTCATCTTTTAGGCTAAACTGGTTTTTTGCCATGTCATAGTATTTTTTGAGTTTTGATTGATCTTGCTCATCAAGGGATATCTTATCATGTGATATTGCATCTGCAATTTTTTCAATTTGGTTGTTGTAATTGTTCACTTGAGTAAAGATGAGAATATCTTGCTTTTAAGTAGTTGGCATTATTTGTATGAATTAGGATTTTTCTTCGTCAATGTCTTCCTCAAACTCGTCATCTAAAAACTCGACAGATTCGTCATTGTTTTCAGTGGTGGGCTCATCTAAGAAATCTTCCTTTTCTTTGGCCTTTTTTGGTTTCATGGTATGTTTGCTATAGTTTATCTTTATAACTTCTATTTTTTTCCAAAGTTTTCAAGCGCACTTTTTGCATCCTGGTGGCCGTTTCGAATCAATTTCTTTATGGTACCAAGTGAAAAGTCTGCATCTTCAAACAAATAATGAGATTCCTCCTTTCTCTCAATTCTTATGATTTCCTTGATTATTGTTCCTCGCTGGCATGCAAGCTTGTGATACTCTGATTCTAATTCCTCTAGTTTTTTCTTGTTGGTCTCATCAAGAGATACATTCTCTAAAATGTCATGCATCTTTTTTATCACAAGAAGATATCTTGAGATTATCTTTGACATGCGAATTGCCTGGTCTGTCTTGTCTGTATGCATGATGTCTCTTGCACGATGCCATGCCTCTGACATGGTCCTTGGCAGATCCTCCTGCTGTCTTGGGAATAGATTTGCAATTATTACTCGCTTGTCGCATACCGGTGATGCATCAATTACCTCCCTGAGCGGAGTGTTGTTGAGAAGTGTGCCATCCCACAAGTATCTAGAGCCAACCTTTGTCCAAGATATTCCATAAAATGGATATCCTGCGCTTGCAAGCACGTGGTCTGATGTAAATGTGTCATACTTGCTATCAAATATGGACGACTTGCCATTTTGCACATCTGTTGATGTTATCACAAGTCTTGGCCTTGATGCATCCTTTATTTTTGCATAATCTACATATTTTTCTAGTGTCTTTTTCAGGGGAGATATGTCATACAAATATGGTGAGCTTGAAAAATTAAATGATGGTTTGAGCCAGAGTGGAAGAAATGCATTTGGGTTTCCCCACATTGCAGCATACATTGATGATGATAATTCACGCATCTTTTCTGGAAGATAAGATGGCGTGACGCCTTCTGCCATGTTGAGCCAAAACTCTTCCAAGTCCTTTGCAGGGTTGCCGCTCTTGTTTGCAGCAATGATTGTTGCATTGATTGCCCCAATTGACGTGCCTGCAACGACATCAAGTTTTATGCCACATTCCTGTATTGCCTTGTATACTCCGCACTCGTAGGCCCCAAGTGAGCCTCCGCCCTGGAGCACAAGCACATTTTCCTCACAACTTTTCTCTTTTTTTATTTCAGGCAATTTGGGTACACTTGGTATGACATTCTTGGGTTATGATGTTTTCTGCGATTCTCATCTTGCTGTCAAGAGATTGCCTGTACCATGCGTATCCTGTATGGTTTCATCACACAGGCCTTCCTTGATGCTGAACCATGCGAATCTTGTGAAATACATTGTGTGATGATGCCACACTTAATGCTGCCACTCCGACTCCTACAAAGTTTCGTACTGTCATCACAAAGTCTGGCCTTGTAGCTATAACTGCAGTATGAAATGCAACATAATAATTGTCAAACATCCAAAATGCAAGTGTCACCCATGATAGTATCCCTGCTATTAGATACCCTAATCTTGTTTTGTTAAAAACAAACAGTATAGCAAATCCTATTGCACCATACCATATGGTTGATGCTGCAAGCCACGTCCACCGGTACACTTCTTTTCTGTCATCTAGGTAATAGTATGTAGTTCCAATAACTGCGAGAGCAAAAAGACAGCCAATCAAAAGTTTATGGTTGGTCTGAAATCGCGTTCTTCCTTCAGGTCCCCCTTCTGGAGGATTTGCTCTTATCTCCTTTGTTGCAATATCTATTGCCTCTCTGACTGGACGTAATCGTAGTGGAATTATTTTTGTTATCGAATCATCTTTTACGGTAGAATCATGCCTTAGACTGTCAATTAATGGTCTTGCAAGTGATGCCGGAACTGGGGTAATCAGATCTACCCAGTATGATGATAACCTTGGAGTAAGAAACGGTATGTTCATGACAAATATGTTCTTGTTAAGATATGCCGCGTATTGTCGCATCATTTCCTCATATGACAACTTTTCAGGCCCTCCAATGTCAAATGTCCTTCCAACAGTCTCTTGTTTTTCAAGTGACTGTGCGAGATATTCTATAACATCATCTACTGCTATTGGTTGGGCCTGGGACTTGACCCATCTTGGAGTTATCATGACTCTGAGTCTTTCAACTAGGTACCTGAGCATGGCATACGAGCCTCCACCTGCTCCAATTATCAGGGATGCTCTAAGTTGCGTCACAGGAATGTCTCCTGATGCAAGTATGTCTCCTACTTCTTTTCTGCTCTGCATGTGTTTTGATAATTCTAAACTGTCATTTACCAGCCCGCCAAGGTATATGATGCGCTCTACTCCTGCTGCAGTAGCAGCTTTGAGAAAGTTTTGCGCTTGTCTTCTCTCCCTGTCTGCAAATTCCTTCCAATATCTCTTGTCTCCTTCCATTGAATGCAACAAATAATATGCAACTCTGATTCCCTCCAAAGATTTTGCAAGCTCGTCAGAATTTAGAACATCTGCTTGGACGTATCTTATATTTTTTTCATCCGGTATCTTTTTTCTAGACAAGGCAGTAACGGTATATCCTAAAGCGACAAGTTTTTTCAAAAGGCGAGATCCGATAAATCCTGTAGAGCCAGTTACCATGATGTCATATGCATGCAACTGGCTTAGATTTTTTTGGGTGGATGTTTGGGTCATCTCATCTGCTCTACATTCTTTTTGGTGCTTATTTTTTTGCCCAGTATTGTCATAACTGTTCCTATTACTAGAGCCCCTATGCCGCCTGAAACATATGCTGAGCTAAGATATGGATCTACAGCATGTGCTACAATAAAGCCTACGCCCACTGCAACAGTTATTCCTCCTGAAACTAGTACTAGCTTATCCAATCAATTCACCTCCCAGATTTCTGATTCTTGCGTGACTTGATCTTTTTGTCTTGTTTTTTTGTGATTGAATCTTCATGTGATATATTGAGCAATCCTATGATATAAACTAGTGACTAAAATACTATCTAGTGCTAACTTTTTGTGTGTAAAATTACCACTAGAAACAAAAATGGCACTAGTATTAATAATGCTGAAGACAAAAAACCACTATGGTGTATACGTGCAAAGGAATGTGTTCAAAAAACACTCCAGCTGTTGCCACTAGAAGATATGATTCTGGACAAAAATTCTGTAGCATATGCTGCATGTTTTTACATCTTGCCAGTCCGCGATGTGACTGCTGCGGTTCACTGACAAGGTCGCGATCACGAAACAAGGGAGTGGGAAAATAATGCCCCATGTCGTGCTTGATAAAAAAATCAACCTCGGTATCTTTGCAGAAAAATTTGTATCCATTATAGAAAAAAAGTCATCTCTAGTAAAACTCACTGATGTTTTTGTTGGTAAAAACAAGGCCCTAGTATCTGCACTAGTAATTGATGAATTACACCAAGAATTTCTAATAGAGATTAGCACCCATGATGATTCGACCACAATACGTCTGTTATCACTTGCTGATCCTCAGAAAAAAACAGATGGCGTCAAGACTGCATTGGGCCTTGTTGCAGCAAATGCCATGAGCATGTTCCCTGATGTATCCACTTTGAGAACTAATATTCAGGATTTTATTCCAGTGGTGGGTAGAAACTAGCTATTTTACTGGGAGCTCAGCACAATGACCATGTCCCAGGGGCTAATTACTCCCTGACTAGTCAGTACATATGGAGACTGCATATCTTGCATCATGGTGCACGCTGAACTTATTGTGATATCCTCTGTTGCCTTTTTTGCCTCTTCTAGAGAAAATATCTCTGAGCTTGTTTTCATAAAGTCAGTACTATCACGCAGGCAATCAAACTCTCGTACCAATTTTTGTATGATTATTCTATCATTGATGAACAGATTTGTTCCTTCAAGCAAAAGCTTTCTTGTGTGATTCTCAAACATGCTTGAGATTATCTTCTCTACAGTGTCTTTTTTGTTAAATGTTACAATTTTTTTTCTTGGAATTGTACTGATTTTTCTTTCAATCTTGTGTATGGTGCCTATCTCAAGAATCTTCCTTGCAGATATTGCCGAGTATCCATGATACTTGTTTGCTGTTATCGCAAAAGCTCGCCGTGTTTTTGACCACTTGTCTGCAAGATCAGCTAGCTTGTCCCTGACATTAATTATTGTAATGTTTTTGTTCATTACATCTCCAGTCTTGGTTTTATCAAGATGCCCTCTGGTTTGATTTTTTAATATCGTATCCAGAATCTCTACTCCTCCAACAATGCCTACTGGCAAATCATTTTTTGCTACAACAAGTGAATCCGTAAATGTCTCAAGGTGATGTGGCAAAAGAACTGCCACTTCTGCAAGTGTATCATCTGAATTAATGCTTATTGCAGGCGTAGAGGATATGGATTCTGGTAAAAGCTCTTCAAGTGACTTGTCCTTCAAAGACATGATGCATTTCCCCTCATGGTGTGATTTTCTTTTTGTTCCTTATTTACATTGACTGTGATTCTCATCCTTGATGCCTCGCTGATAGAAACTTGGTTATTATCTTGGCTAGCTCTTCTGGGTCCTCGACATACGGTGAGTGCCCGCATCCATCCATTGCAACAAACTCGCAGTTTGGAATTGTGGATACAAATTGCTGGGAATATTCAAACGGTATGAGCTTGTCATCTCTACCCCATATCACCAGTGTCGGTATTGTAATACTTGCAAGCTTGTCATGAATGTCTGGAGCATTTTTTAATCCCAATAATGTTGACAGGAAGACCATCTTTGCATTTGGCCTTGACATGTTGTTTACAAACCTCTCAACCGAAGTCTCTGAGATCTGCTTTCCTGGACCTACCATCATCTGATATGCATTTTTGACAGAATCCTTGTTTGGATATAGTGCTGCCATTGTATATGCATCAAGTGTGGGAGTTGATTTTCGCATGATTCCTGCAGGTGATATCAAGATGATTTTTTCAATAATGTCATTTTGTGATGCAGCACATTCTATTACTATCTGTCCACCAAGTGAGGTGCCAATCAGAAATGTCTTTTTTATTCCAACTGCATTCATGAAATTAAATACAAATTTTGTAAAAAATTCTGGAGTGTAATCAACTGATGGCTTGTCGCTCTGCCCGTATCCTATAAGATCTGGAGCTATGACGCGATATTTCTTGCTCAAAAATGGAAATAGGTTGTTCCATCTTTCCGCATACCCTCCAAGACCGTGAAGCAACACAATGGTGCGATCAGAATTTCCGTCCTCAAGATATCGTATGTTAAACCTATTGACCTCAACAAATTTTTCCTTCATTTATCAAATTTTGGAGTTTTTACAAACAAGATAAGTTTTTGCCGATACTAGTTATGACAAGACATCAAGTATTATTTGCTTGAAACCTTTGGTATGGACGCTGAAGCGTATTCTAACATCTTGGCATACGTTGACAGCATGGCCTTTACCTGGTTGTCGTATGATTCTAGTGCCATCTTTGCATTATCTACAAATGTCTTTTGCATGTTGGAGAACATCTCTATCTGTGATATTGCAGTCTGCGACATTATCTTGGAAAACTTTTCAAATGACTCGATTGCTTTTTGGTCCACTCCAAGCTTGTCTTCCAGTTCCTTTTCTGCGATATAACATGTGCCAAAAAAGTCCCTGGCAATGCGCAAACCCTCTGACTGCAAGTCTGCAAAGCCCTCAATGTATAATGGCAGCAAGCCTTCTAGTTTCATGATGACATCGTTTGTACTATCTCGCATGACATCACATACTGAGAGGGGGCTTTTTGATTCGGTCTTTTGGGCCATGATGCCATTTATACCATTAACATGTTTTTAACAATTTGCAATCATTAACAATGTCAAGTAATCCCTATATGCATTGAGTCCTAACTTATTTTGTTTTCATGTCTACACCTGATGAGAAAAAACTATTGACAGGATTCAAGCACAATTCACTATTTTGGACAGACCTGCTGTATTTGATGTCAAATAGGCAACAATCAATTGCAGCAACAGGACCGTTTCGTAAATTTGCAATCAATGCCAAAAACATTAGCACTGAAACTATAGAGATGAATGAAGACTTGGCAGAGTTTAACAAAAGACTTGGCACATACTACAAGCAACTATCTGATACCTGGAATGATGCGCAAGGTGAGTACACAAGAAAGGTGCCTGAACTGCCAAATGATGTAGAACACATCGAGGCATCAAAGAGGATCTGGATTGACATATTTGAGAATTATTTCACAAGGTTGTTTGATTCTGTAGAATTTGCAGAAAATTTTGGCAAACTGGTGACAAGTGAGCTTGAGATTGCCAAGCACTGGAATAACATTGCATCCACGCTGCTTGAGAGTGCAAACATGCCTACAAAAAAAGAGATGGATGAGGTGTACAAAGAGTTACACTCTTTGCGAAAAAGAGTTGCCAAACTTGAAAAAATAGCAAACAAGGAAGTACAAGAAA encodes:
- a CDS encoding Lrp/AsnC family transcriptional regulator — encoded protein: MVGRGTDSDEGAIPMKNLTKNGISPLDVLILQVLQEGATPDTANKELESHGYVLSRDNVKSRIEDLVKKGVILEHNNTADSKRDDKIKWILVDPSKLFDNQWYTFIKTQNPLFERRVIPYSEMYNNLVEISREYGIVTTIDVVQGEGQNYDFILRIVTNDLGHFEEMIEKIRSLGWVHSVDSKPIHVLEGVGISKNNLTKVHMNYYYEPIKLPDFESYLKTIRQVYRTYDGYIKEESASKQKVVKKKSSENAYDATSEEK
- a CDS encoding class I SAM-dependent methyltransferase, with amino-acid sequence MSFSNHRIIANCSLCDGTLRFDESHKNKVYCSRCKTGYDFKGDYLNMLSPHIRNEICTKGMLARKIQQSLHLGRLSKNDHDLIKGIVASKNMARQYFKNVVHPTEAAWSARSYERFEEIFIINHLDSILKTKKITFVDVGSGPGRYLILLGSKISQNSCKDFKKNPETAKLYGYDKTYENKLSSVIGIDYSEEMVSYSARLLKKYGLGKLLNTRIFPVNGIAQNFHLNDKLFSGTHKVIVCTFQTLGNQENTELQIQMLKSMKKLASPSGTIIVSVFNKKLFRDFGLKKFYGREVKRTVGEIVTSKQDVQNAILRTSKGVYSKWFSKEDLEDLFSGAKISRYTIMDSKSLEPISGYEQYLKSEEQRKDVFPRAIVGVAKI
- a CDS encoding HD domain-containing protein, with the protein product MLLQNQDPVSLREKIQSIMVANGFKRECYGKILDYTINLFESKGLGIDYYGYHNIIHELEVTYITLLAAQGESSHTIIKQEDLPYLFAAALFHDYDPQKKVDKPHEEDAIKFVMTDDKLDTLLKDANIDKNLIAALIHRTTYPWSGEIKEKTEKKIEECLSMSDLVQQDIAKQEHFRKMGWFLSVTDRIAGYTLGDFAKALEMAQKNAHALAWHPYYIVRRSVAYFEDLLNNDAEMCQSVLRALPREMRKHFTDNVLSFMKLREQEIQIEGSLVYDNTKFFAVIEPASTRQEPEFIHTLAEIHKQLPQPLQFKKDDFVESVMSKDTILNTLRLGSDNGPVIGFTKGGPLETYRLRPEINDVNLGKNNTAFMEPLAIRMGYWGQRGGREMRLLFNMQAQSKGYKYLTSFALRDVIASRIERKEPIEFVRQFDPERWDYYRIALQ
- a CDS encoding PEFG-CTERM sorting domain-containing protein, which gives rise to MNRSSYAIMAALVFSLGAAPVFAQTAQQYTVQDATSGQSFQVPYTMDAGTISDMSLSHQDTSLIVSVTATSDGNLTLTMPRALIDAKDGANDDQFFVLVDGADTDFTETKTNTDRTVTVTVPQDTSQVEVIGTQVVPEFGALSALVLVIAILSIVLVSAKTRLRFAQV
- a CDS encoding patatin-like phospholipase family protein, which encodes MPEIKKEKSCEENVLVLQGGGSLGAYECGVYKAIQECGIKLDVVAGTSIGAINATIIAANKSGNPAKDLEEFWLNMAEGVTPSYLPEKMRELSSSMYAAMWGNPNAFLPLWLKPSFNFSSSPYLYDISPLKKTLEKYVDYAKIKDASRPRLVITSTDVQNGKSSIFDSKYDTFTSDHVLASAGYPFYGISWTKVGSRYLWDGTLLNNTPLREVIDASPVCDKRVIIANLFPRQQEDLPRTMSEAWHRARDIMHTDKTDQAIRMSKIISRYLLVIKKMHDILENVSLDETNKKKLEELESEYHKLACQRGTIIKEIIRIERKEESHYLFEDADFSLGTIKKLIRNGHQDAKSALENFGKK
- a CDS encoding NAD(P)H-binding protein, producing MTQTSTQKNLSQLHAYDIMVTGSTGFIGSRLLKKLVALGYTVTALSRKKIPDEKNIRYVQADVLNSDELAKSLEGIRVAYYLLHSMEGDKRYWKEFADRERRQAQNFLKAATAAGVERIIYLGGLVNDSLELSKHMQSRKEVGDILASGDIPVTQLRASLIIGAGGGSYAMLRYLVERLRVMITPRWVKSQAQPIAVDDVIEYLAQSLEKQETVGRTFDIGGPEKLSYEEMMRQYAAYLNKNIFVMNIPFLTPRLSSYWVDLITPVPASLARPLIDSLRHDSTVKDDSITKIIPLRLRPVREAIDIATKEIRANPPEGGPEGRTRFQTNHKLLIGCLFALAVIGTTYYYLDDRKEVYRWTWLAASTIWYGAIGFAILFVFNKTRLGYLIAGILSWVTLAFWMFDNYYVAFHTAVIATRPDFVMTVRNFVGVGVAALSVASSHNVFHKIRMVQHQGRPV
- a CDS encoding CBS domain-containing protein — translated: MSLKDKSLEELLPESISSTPAISINSDDTLAEVAVLLPHHLETFTDSLVVAKNDLPVGIVGGVEILDTILKNQTRGHLDKTKTGDVMNKNITIINVRDKLADLADKWSKTRRAFAITANKYHGYSAISARKILEIGTIHKIERKISTIPRKKIVTFNKKDTVEKIISSMFENHTRKLLLEGTNLFINDRIIIQKLVREFDCLRDSTDFMKTSSEIFSLEEAKKATEDITISSACTMMQDMQSPYVLTSQGVISPWDMVIVLSSQ
- a CDS encoding alpha/beta fold hydrolase, with the translated sequence MKEKFVEVNRFNIRYLEDGNSDRTIVLLHGLGGYAERWNNLFPFLSKKYRVIAPDLIGYGQSDKPSVDYTPEFFTKFVFNFMNAVGIKKTFLIGTSLGGQIVIECAASQNDIIEKIILISPAGIMRKSTPTLDAYTMAALYPNKDSVKNAYQMMVGPGKQISETSVERFVNNMSRPNAKMVFLSTLLGLKNAPDIHDKLASITIPTLVIWGRDDKLIPFEYSQQFVSTIPNCEFVAMDGCGHSPYVEDPEELAKIITKFLSARHQG
- a CDS encoding poly(R)-hydroxyalkanoic acid synthase subunit PhaE — encoded protein: MSTPDEKKLLTGFKHNSLFWTDLLYLMSNRQQSIAATGPFRKFAINAKNISTETIEMNEDLAEFNKRLGTYYKQLSDTWNDAQGEYTRKVPELPNDVEHIEASKRIWIDIFENYFTRLFDSVEFAENFGKLVTSELEIAKHWNNIASTLLESANMPTKKEMDEVYKELHSLRKRVAKLEKIANKEVQENDK